ATATATGAAGCAAGGACTATTCAATAATTTCTTATAAACATAAGTTGTATTGGAATTCACTCCCACTTGTGCATTGCTCGGTGTGATTAAACAACACCTTGTCATTAGCCATGGGTACTCTATGTtgtcattcttttcttcttctcatNNNNNNNNNNNNNNNNNNNNNNNNNNNNNNNNNNNNNNNNNNNNNNNNNNNNNNNNNNNNNNNNNNNNNNNNNNNNNNNNNNNNNNNNNNNNNNNNNNNNNNNNNNNNNNNNNNNNNNNNNNNNNNNNNNNNNNNNNNNNNNNNNNNNNNNNNNNNNNNNNNNNNNNNNNNNNNNNNNNNNNNNNNNNNNNNNNNNNNNNNNNNNNNNNNNNNNNNNNNNNNNNNNNNNNNNNNNNNNNNNNNNNNNNNNNNNNNNNNNNNNNNNNNNNNNNNNNNNNNNNNNNNNNNNNNNNNNNNGGAAAGGAGGCTAGAGAAGGAAACGAACCATGATCACACTAAGGAAGTAAATGAAACAGCCAGAAAGCTGGGACTTCACCGAGAATTGGGAAAGTGAACATTGTCCAAAAAAAAAAAGTTGGTAATGAGTTCTTTGTCTTTTCTTGAAAttaacatgaacaattttttatctcaatttttttataaaaaaaataacaCTGCAAGTGACCTTGCACTTGCAGAAACACAAAGTACAACATGAAAGATGTAATGATAATCCTGAATGTGCGCCACCATACGAGAATGCAAACAGATGGGTGCCAAGCGCCATTGAGGGCCGCCAGATCTGAAGTTTAATGGCGTGTCCAGTGCGCTGCCCTGGCCAAATTCTTTCAACAGTAATGGCTTCACCTTTGATAAGCTACTTTGTAAGACTGACAACCAGCATATCAGCGATAGAGCTAGCCGTGTCGAGTTAGGTTGAAGATGAGACCCTTTTTTTTCTCTGGTGTTTGCTGCGGTGGTGCTAGAGGCAAGTAACGAGCGCTGGAGTCAAGCTCAAGGGTGTCGTCGGTCTTGATTGTGTAAAGGATAGCTTTCAGATGTCTTTTTACTAGTTTTGCccaatgaaaaaaatagcgcgctacaacAAAATAGCGACAACCTCAAAATACGTTATTAGCGTGCTATATCGCcatatagcgtgctattagcgagacattATACACTAATATATTTAGCGAGAAAATTATTaatatgctatagcgtgctatatcGCGATATAGCGTACTATTAGTGAGACATTGTACACTAATATATTTAGCGAAAAAATTCTCAATACGCTATAGCGTGCTAGCTATTTTTTTCAGTTTGCCAGATCGATGTCTTCGTGTGGTTTATACTTTGGTCATCTTATATTAATTAGACATGTACTACCATGAAAAAATACGAAAAGGAACACTTTTTTTTGGTAGTAGCAGAGAGTAGAAATACTACTACAAGTTTTTTTTAGAAATAGTACAAGGTGGACCTCGAGGACTGAACAACAATGACTGCAATTGCACATTGGGCCTTTAGCCCATCGGTGCCATCGTTCCTCCATCACAAGCCTCCCACCCCTAAGGGTTCCTTCTTCCACCAAGAGAGCAAAGGGGATCGGGAGTCAGTTATGCGCCGCCGCCTACCCTGCGCGGCTGCGCCCATCTCCCACCTcgcgccgtcatcgtcgccgtcggATGCCTCGAATGGGGATCCAGTGCTGCTTGCGAGTAGGCGACCAAATAAGCAGCTCCCAatcgaagcagcagcagctccattTTTCGAGCAGCTCCTTTCCGAGCTGCGACCGGCAATCGAAGCAATCAAGCTGGCTCCAGTCGGAGCCGCAATCCGCAATCGAAGCAGCTCCCTTTTTTAGTGGCTAATCCGGAATCAAAGCAGTCCTTTCCGGATTACAATCAGAAACAGGCCCTCTTTCGAATTCAGTCTCCAGGTTTCCATTGGTGGCGAGTCTCAATTGGTGGTGGACAGCCTAGACATCAGTACCCGCCAATTTCAAGAGGAGACGAGCAACAACTCCCTAAACATCAGTTTTCGGAGTGACCAGCAACTCGGGCGATGGCCAAGTCTAGTCGCCGGCGACGGGCTGCCAAATTGAATGCTAAGGTGAGTTCCTTGTCCTCTCCTTCCTCTGAATATCTTATTTTCCTGAGAGTATATACTTAGCCAGACAGGGGTCAAATTTCAGCCTAGTAGACAGCATAAAAAATTGAATCTTTTGAGTctatcaaattttagttttttgataCAAAATTGCATCATCTTTTAGCCTATCGAAATCTACTTTTTTTTTGTACAAAAGAGAAATTAGATTTGTGTTATCTTAAATAGATCAAAGCTGCATCTATGCGACAGTAGAGAAATTTTATCTCGGGGACTATGAAACTTGCCACTTTTGAGACTACCAATGTTGCATATTTGATTTGCTTCTGTGCCAAATGCAGAAAGGCAGTCAAGATGATAGGATCAGCAGCTTGCCCAATGATATCCTGGTCAACATTCTTGATCGACTCGATGTCCGCGACGCTGTGAGAACCAGTGTCCTCTCGAGACGGTGGAGCCAGCTTCCTGCCATGCTCCCACAGCTTAGAATAAATGCTCAGGACATACTGCCCTCAAAAATTAAAACCGGCATGTCCGATGATGAATTGGTTCGAATGTCCAATGCAGTTGTTATCAAAGCGACAAAGAGCATACTGGCACGCAGGGATCCAGTCGAATGCACCATCCGCTTCTTCAGTGCGACGTTCTACTTGAGCGACGATGCACCCTTATCAGTTGGGCATGCTGTTGGCAGTGCCATGGTGACACACAAAATTGAGAAGGCCGAATTCAGAGTTTTGACACAGAAGAAACGCCTAGAGTGCACCATTGGCGATATGCTGACCTATGGGAAACGGTTTGTGTTGTTTTTCAACAAGTGTCTAAATGCATTCGCTGGTCTCACGCGCCTCTGCCTGCAGAACTTGAGATTCGCTGAATCTGACTTTGTCTCCAACATCCTCGTCACTTGCAAGCAGTTGAATTATTTAGGTTTTCTCAATTGCGACACAAAGAGTTGGATAACGCTCCAAGTTGAGCACGCACAACTCAGTGAGCTCAGTATTGTCAATTGCCGTTTTGACATGGTCGAACTCACCTGGCTTCCGAAGCTCACCTGTCTGGCGTTTGAGATTTGGATCGCTTTCAACGAACCACCACTGTCATTTGGCTATGTCCCATTGCTTGAGGTTCTCAGCCTTTCAAATGTTGCTTATAATCGGCACAAAATGGTCAAGTTAAGTACATTTCTTGGCGAGACCTCTGTTCGAGACCTGAAGTTGGGGTTTAAATGTGAAAAGGTAAGTCGGATGATTGCTTTTGTTCTGGCTTCACTTGCTCACTACTCATCCTATCATGTGCTTATTGTTGCAGATTTGGGTTCAACCAGAGTGTTTGGCCGGAAGGCAGGCACATGTGTTCCACCAACTAAGGATTCTCCGTCTATTTGGCATTCCTGAAGGGTATGATCTCACCTGGACAATGTTCTACTTGGAAGCGGCACCGTCCCTGGAGGAGCTCTACATGACGGTTTGTTCTCAACTAAAGcctgttctttttttttttttgaggggttgcTCCATTCTTAAGGACATTATGTTCCTCCCTACAGTCTTTTCTTTTGAGGGGTTGCTCTATTCTCCATTGCATGACTGCACACACCTGTGCTTTCACATGGCATGCAAAATTAACCTGTTCCATTTACCTTTGTCCTATGGGTGGTACGCAGGTGGTTGATCATCCGTGTGAAATGGAAATGGATGAGAAGGTGAGGAGGCGGGAGTCGTATAGCGAGAACAAGGGGGTCCAGTGGGAATCACCTACACCAAATTTCAAgcaccatcgtctcaccaagctaGCCTTCTTCTGCTTCCAGTCTGAAGAATACATGGTGAGTCATGTCAGGCGTGTCATGAAAGCAGCGGTGAATCTAGGGGATGTGTACCTGTATGACAGGGTCACATGTATCTACTGTGAAGGCGTGGAGCCTCTAAAGCCGATAGTGTTTCCGAAGACAGATGAGCAGATGTCttcagtggagaagcaaatcagaGAGGGCACTGAGTCACCTGCCATAATCCATTTCCTGTCGGCTGCTGAAATAAGCGATGATTATCTTGCAAGGATATGTGAAGACGGTTAGACGCAGCTTCTTTGCATACCAGTCGGCTGGAATGAGTATTGTATTGGACTAGAAAAAAGCGGCGCAAGTCTGCATTTCCTTAATTTGGTGTGCTTTTTTAGTTGCAATGCCCTGTATAATTAAAATCGGTTGAAAGTGATCGTGGCACTGTTGTCGGTGGATTCAAGAATTTGATAATCCAGTTAAATTTGAGACCAAAGTTTCTAGAGTTATATTGGATCCAGTGATCTGTAATTTTAGACCAAAAATGCCATATTTCACGAGTTTGACTGTCACTAGAAAATTTGCGGGACAGCGCTCCAGTTGAACATATacgcattttttttcaaaaaggaggcaaaagatttgcctcatcgattagtTAAGAAGAGAATTGCCTAGTTAATTTttggaaaaccgggcgaaaaccgttACAAACAACCCAAAGACGCACTACTCACACAACAAGAAACACCGTGACCGCACATGGAGCCCTCCCAATGCACCGCAACCCTCGACACTTGTACAACACAACGGAGCTTCACACAAGAACACTGACAATCGCAGGCGCCTTCCAGATGACGCCGCCCTTCTTGCTTTTGTTTCTCTTTGCTTTCTTCCTATTAGGTTTCTTCTTGAGGAGGCATCCATTTGTGTTGCCAGATCCAAACTAGTCAGCCATCCATTTGTCAGGAAAGTCGTAGAACTCATTGTACTTCTTGATGTAATTGTCTTCTACCAAGGGGCTCCTAGGGGCAGGCACCAACAAACCATCTGCATCGACATCGTCGACCCGAGGAACCCCCAACACGACATCCTCCACCACAGGCATTTTTGGGCTATACGTGGATAAGCATTCATCTTGGATACGCTCGCACGGTAGAGGAATGCTGCGTAAGGTTTGGTTTTAAATTTGTGCAAATCTAGAATTTCAGCGAATGGCAGTTTTTAAGGCAGGGCAGCATAAACTTGGCTCTGTCAGTACGGAACACGGTTCAAGGGAGCTAGGAACGCGACGGCGCTCTCCTGCCCTGCTCCGGGGATCTCCAAAGCGCGCTAGCTCGGTGTGCTCCCCGCTGCCATCGCTAACATCATTTTTTAAACTTTCAATCTAACCATGTTcgtggaccacctagcgacaactagAAGCACTGGAGTGGATTGAAGGCGCGCCGTCATCGCCCCTTCTTCACCAAAATTGagcaaaccttattgtagtagacagtcggaaagtcgttgtgctaaggcccGATAGCCAATGAAGAAAGTCGTACATCAGAAGGATCAAACCTGTAAACACCTAAACAAAGACCTTCGTGTAGGTCTTTCGTGTATCGAGGCTCTTTTGTCTCCTAACTATAACCCTATTTCTATGGAATAAAACCCGCTTGCCCGAAAAAAAGACAACAAATTTTGATACATCATGCGCCTCCCAATTTTCGTGCCTTTTCTCATGGCTAATGTGAACTTATCAAAACCTTCCATCCTCTTCAGACCATAAACATTTTCAGCCATTGGGTCTTTACTTAGATGCATGTCGGCCGTTTGAGTTACTGTCAACTCATCTCTCTCTTTTTTAACCTAGGAGCTTTATTGATTATACTCAGAGGTAACACATTGGCGGGTAATACATCCATGAAGGGATTCCAGAGCAAAGTTAATCCAGAGACACCTTCAACAAACCTCACTCGCTTGTTCAGCGCAGAGGCAGTGCAAAGGTCGCTTGGGGATGCGAAGGAGAAAGTTCAGTGCGGCGGTTGAATGCCCGCGCGGCTCACAAACCTCTTTTTACCGGTGGCGGGAGGAACCGGTGGATTCTAAACCAATAAAATGCTGCCACCTCAAAAGTTATGGGACCACATGCATATACAGGCCAAGTATTCTCATGTTTGCATGGCTCGTATTTCCCAGGGCCAGGGCCCACCATGTGCAAGTGCAATCCCTACTAAGGAGTCCACGACCGTGATTGCAATGGGTGTTGTCCTTTTTTTACCCCATCCCAAAGCAGCTAATTTAATAATCAATCTAAATTAGGAAATTTAATTAGCTTAATATTAATCCCTATTTTCTAATTTGATTTCACTTAGAGATATTTTTAAATATTTTAATAATTTTAAAAACTAAATTATTTCAAAGAACCACTTCCAAATATCTGAAAATAATTGATTTTGCTCATTTCAAAAACTAATTTTAATTTTTTCAGAAAACAAATCTCACTTATTTCAAAATACTAATTTCACTCATTTTCAAAAGCTGATTTCAATAATTTCAAGAACACATTTCACACATTGAAACAACTTTCGGCCATGTAAACAGATTTCACGTGCACTCTAGTAGAAAACTTGAATGTAAAGCAATGTAAACCAACTTGGTCACATGTAACCCTATCCCTCATCCACATATATAAGGAGAGGTAGGGACCTCCCAAGTGTGCGGCCAATATCTCCAACTGATCCAATCTCTCCACGAGACAAACACATCAATAGAATAAGACATGctggatgtagggtattacctccccaCGAAGGCCTGATCCTGGGTAAAATCCGCCTCCCGTGTGTTTCCTATTCTAATCTTGTATGCGTGCTCTGCCCCATGAGTAAGCCTATGCAGGTATCTGCT
Above is a window of Triticum aestivum cultivar Chinese Spring chromosome 6B, IWGSC CS RefSeq v2.1, whole genome shotgun sequence DNA encoding:
- the LOC123140016 gene encoding F-box/FBD/LRR-repeat protein At4g00160 yields the protein MAKSSRRRRAAKLNAKKGSQDDRISSLPNDILVNILDRLDVRDAVRTSVLSRRWSQLPAMLPQLRINAQDILPSKIKTGMSDDELVRMSNAVVIKATKSILARRDPVECTIRFFSATFYLSDDAPLSVGHAVGSAMVTHKIEKAEFRVLTQKKRLECTIGDMLTYGKRFVLFFNKCLNAFAGLTRLCLQNLRFAESDFVSNILVTCKQLNYLGFLNCDTKSWITLQVEHAQLSELSIVNCRFDMVELTWLPKLTCLAFEIWIAFNEPPLSFGYVPLLEVLSLSNVAYNRHKMVKLSTFLGETSVRDLKLGFKCEKIWVQPECLAGRQAHVFHQLRILRLFGIPEGYDLTWTMFYLEAAPSLEELYMTVVDHPCEMEMDEKVRRRESYSENKGVQWESPTPNFKHHRLTKLAFFCFQSEEYMVSHVRRVMKAAVNLGDVYLYDRVTCIYCEGVEPLKPIVFPKTDEQMSSVEKQIREGTESPAIIHFLSAAEISDDYLARICEDG